In the genome of Streptomyces sp. SAI-127, the window CGACCTGGTCCGGGGTGTCGATGACCACGGCCGCGCCCGCTTCGGCGGCGCGCGCGGCGTTGACGGGCTTGTCCAGGCCCATCGGGCACAGGACCATCGGCCGGGCGGCGCTCAACGCGGACAGCACACTGCCCGCTCCCGCAGAGGACACCACCACGTCCACTCCCTCCAGCAGGTACCTCATCGGACGAAACCGGCCAGGTGCACCCGCGTGGGGTCGACCGGCCGGTCCCCGACGTCCGTTGCGGAGTGAGGAGCGACAAGAACGTTGACGTCCAGGGCGGCCAGCGAGTCCAGGATTGCGGCGAGGGTGCCGGGATCCTCGACAACCGTGCCCAGAGTCACGAGGACCAACGGGCGGTCCTCGCGGTCGGCGAACTTCGGCCGGGACCACATGCTGTTCTCGTCGGAGTGCGGCTCGGGACGGATGGCTATTCGCTCCGCGGGCAGCGTGTAGCCGTCCCGAAGCAGACTGTCGGGCCACGGGTCGATGTAGGCGACGGGCGCCGTGGGGGCCACTCCGTAATGGGCGAAGCGAGCGACGGCAGCCTCGGCAAGCACGCTAGCCAGCCCGGCGTCGAGCGGCAGGGCCGCCCCATGCGCTGCCCAAGGGACGCCTAGCGAGGCAGCGGCAAGTGGGCCGAGGTAGTCGACCATGTCGGCGACGATGAAGTCGGGGGCGAAGGCGGTGGCGGCGGCAACCGCGGCCTCCGCACCCAGGCCCACTCGGGATTCGACGAAGAACTCGACCGGTCCGGCCGCCATGTCCTGCATAGCGTCAATTTCGGCACGTCGGGTGACATCCTGCAGGGTCTCCGGGATGCTCGGGCCGGCAGGGAGTAAGGGCGTCGGAGCAGTCGAGGCGGCCATCGACGCATGGCTGAGCACGGCGACTTCGTGACCGGCACGGCGAGCCGCCGCAACGAGCGGCAGCATGGGCAGCAAGTGTCCAAAGGCGGGCGTGGTGGAGAACAGGATGCGCACGGAACTCCTCAACGTGATGTGGCGGCCATGTCATCGGCCGCTCGAAGGCGACGCGGAACGTCGGCTGGCAGCGGGCAGGCAACTACCGGTCCGCCCGGACCGGACGGACTGCGCGTCCGCCCAACGACGGCGGCCAAAGCGTCTTTGGCCCACGGCAGACCGTTCCGGCGGGACGGACGAGGGACATGCTTGGGGGAACCGAGTGGTTCTGCCCCCGATTCCTGGCCTGAGTAATGAGCGGTACCGCGGTGCGGCGTCAGTCGAAGGTGAATCCGTATGTGTCGGCGACGGCGGCCATCGCCTTCACGTCGACTTCGTTGAGCGGCGGGCCCACCTGTCCGCGCACGCCCGGAGTACCTATCTCGGTGAACATCGCGTCCATGCCGCCCGGGGCGTACAGGAAGTAGATGCGCGCGGGCTTGGTCCGGCTCAGGTTCCTGAAGGAATGCCGTACACCCTTGGGCACGTAGACCACCCCGCCTGCCTCGACCTCGTATTTTTCGTCCCCGGCGGTGATGACGAGTTCTCCGTCCATGACGATGAACGTCTCCGACTCGCCGTGATGCGTGTGCGGAGGCGGTCCGGCGTCCGCGGGCATGATGGCCTCCACCAGGGAGAGTTCACCATTGGTGTGCGTCGCCTTCAGCAGCGTGGTGTACGTGTCACCCACCAGGTAAACAGGCTCACCACCGTCCGGCGGAACGTGCACGGGGGGAATGTGTAGGGACACGCGTGATCCTTTGACTCATGTGACGTTGAAACGGCGGACACACCATGGAGTGCCGCCCACCGCAGTCGGAGTCTGGCAAGAGTGACCACCCCGACACCACAACACGAGGTGCTCAATAGGTGCTCACTCGTGTCCATTCCTGTACGGCCAAAGGCTTGAGCACACATGCCAACTCATAGCGCAGGTCTGGACGCAGGCTGATCCCAAGGGGCTTGTCGGCGCTCGCACCGAGGCCGCCGGCTTGGCTCTTCGCCGAACTCGGCGAAGAACCGCATTGAGGCTGACTATTGCTGATGGATGAAGCGTCGGCTTCACGAGGTCGTCTCAGCGGCTCGGCGAACGTCATGGCGGTGAGCATTAGTTGGCATGGGACGACCAGGAAATGAGCACCGTGGCCGCGCGGTCCGGGCCGGTGACGATGCCACGATCGGACCGTGAGGCGCCCGGTGCCCGCTGGGCAGTCGGCCTGCGTTGCAGAACGCTGACGGCGCTGTAAGAACACGAACCGACGCGGCCCGGCCGAGAACGTCCTGTCATGAAGAGGTAACCAGCTTGCGCACACATCGACTTGCCGTGGCCTTGGCCAGTTCCATCGTCCTGGCCCTGGCGCTCACCGCCTGCGGAGAAAGCGACGCCGAGTCGAAGTCGGTCGGAACGGCAACCACGGAGCCCACCGACA includes:
- a CDS encoding nucleotide disphospho-sugar-binding domain-containing protein, whose protein sequence is MRYLLEGVDVVVSSAGAGSVLSALSAARPMVLCPMGLDKPVNAARAAEAGAAVVIDTPDQVADAVARVLADQAVADGAATVAEEIAGMNSADDVLGLLLKCLG
- a CDS encoding cupin domain-containing protein; translated protein: MHVPPDGGEPVYLVGDTYTTLLKATHTNGELSLVEAIMPADAGPPPHTHHGESETFIVMDGELVITAGDEKYEVEAGGVVYVPKGVRHSFRNLSRTKPARIYFLYAPGGMDAMFTEIGTPGVRGQVGPPLNEVDVKAMAAVADTYGFTFD